The following is a genomic window from Oncorhynchus kisutch isolate 150728-3 linkage group LG6, Okis_V2, whole genome shotgun sequence.
AATGTAAAATGCATATGGCATTTGTGGCATCTTGTAAAGGAATGGATCTTTCAGTATTCAATCCACATAGTAGATGCATGTGAATGGAGACTGACGTATACTATCGCATCCCAATTCTGTTGGGATGAGACCTAGTAATTGAACCTGCATCACAGAAATTGCACCCAGTATTGCTTTTTTGGTCATTCACAGTCACTTCACGCATCCAATTCTGTATGTTCACTCCTCATATTTAAGCAATCAACCAAGGCTTAATATTCACAGAATGTTCCCTCTTCGGTATCTAGCATGGGCACTGATCTGAACTCATTTAGTCTTTGCTGGCATTTTGGCTGTGATTATCTATGTATTAGGAAACGTTTAACCTTACATTTGTAagtaaataaaacataaatatacTCTGATGTATTAATTTACATGTCTTTTGTCTTCTAGATTAAAGGGGGAAATGTATGAGTAATGAAAGGGGAGTTAGAAAATGAAATCCTCCTGGATGAAGAGAGGACATGACAGCATGTATATGTATGGGAGATTAGAAAGGCTTGCCTTGCTTCATATTTCACATTTTATCCCCTGATTTAAAGTCTTTGAAGTTGCAAAGCCCCCTACCCTCTGTATACGCTCGAAAAAGGCTGCTTCTTTAAACATAATCTATTGAATTGAATTCAAATTAAACACATTTCTATGAACTTTGAAACATTCTATAGCTATTAACAAAGGATTTTCAGTCAATTCATGAATTGAAAACTGTCCATTTTTTAGGTGACCTTTTCCATTCATGATCGAGGGATGAAATAGAGTGACCCCAACTGTGGTAGAGTCACATACAGTAAGACTCCCCAGTTTTTCTatgctgtctcactctctcttccagtCTCTCACTGTCTTTATTGCCTCACTACAGATGACTCTAAGGCTGCTCCTGAGGAGGACTTTGCGGACATCGACATGAAGGCTCCGGAGACGGAGAAGGCTGCTGTGGCCATCCAATCACAGTTCCGGAAGTTCCAGAGCAAGAAGAAGCAGGAAGTAAAGTCCTAGAGTGGGCAGGACAGAGCCGGGCAGCTCTGTCTCCCATAGGCCGGGACTGCACCAGTTGGGGGTTTGGTCTTGCATGTCAATCAAACCACACCGTTATGGACTCAACTGAGGGGGAGTTAAGGGGAAGAGGGAAGGCTAGAGGGAGGGGTCAGGGTTCAAGGATCAAGGGGTCACTGATATCTTTGAAATGATTATATGTAACTTATTAATTGATCGCTGTGTCCATAAATGATGGTTAAGTTCTGGATAAATCTTGATCTTTCCTATGATTTTGCTATTTTCGTTTTTTTAATGATACTGTAATACTACTACACTCTATATTTTCCAGTTGCTGTAGCAGTCCAAACCCTTAGTAgtcctctcatgtctctctcatgTCGTGTACGCTGCAATATACCCATTTGAACAATAAAACGCTGCTTGATAAGTAGGTTTCCTCGTAAAGCAATTAAGAAACTGGAACCAGGGTTCTATCACCCTCAGGCGGAACATGTAGCCAAATGTATTGTGAAGATTGATCGTCAGATTCTGCATTCTTTTCAACTGTGGCATCATAAATCTAAAGATTTTTTCCCCTAGTATGTCTGTTATTAAGGGTGTTTCCCTCTCGTTGTGGGGAGTGTTTCCAGACATTCCAGCTTGTCTTGTTTGATCCCTCCCAGTTATCGCAGCGCCCAGTGGCTGATGCATTTAGAATTTAATCAATGGCTACAATTTGCTTTCCAATGTCTCCGGTGTCTCAACTTGCCAACTAAATCTAGGGCTTGTTCCGTTATTTACATGAGAATTGTGgatttccttccttcccttcaaCTTCAACGTCAATGGaaagtgtttttattttgtttgtaTGACTTTGTTTCGACATGAATTGTTTTTTAATGGGTGTTTCTATTGAATCCCCATTGTTTCCTTTTGTTGTTCAAACCCAAATGAGTGGAATATACTGTACAATACCATCAATCTTCAGTAGAGACACGTTCAAAGAATACTTAATAAATATCCAAGAGGTAAACATTGAGTCAGAAGTTATTTTGTTAACATTGTGTTTGTTTATGGTCCTCACTAGCCCATGTGCCTGTCATCGATgtctattttctttctttctttaataAATCATTTTGACAGTGCCGAACATAAAATCAATAAATCAAACACCAGTGCCGAACATGGCAAGCCCAGCGGAACTCTGAAAACAACATGCCAGCATGATTCAAACTAGTCATGAAGCAGCAGCGATCCCCACCGACAAAATACACATCCAGGTCTGAGCAGATTGTGCCGCCCATGCCGTCAATGTCCGTGTTTGCCCTGCAAATGGCCCTGCCCGCTTCCACCTGAAAAAAATCAAATTTCCCCCATGACTATTCCTTCACAATATTACTGCCACACAACACACCCAGGAgctggattcaatccgtatcgcagaaGCATCGGGGGAATTCCACGTTACAGCTCGAAATTCAAAGACAATGTTCCATGAcacggattgaatccagccccCACCCTGTACACAGCCCCATTAAACcattccactccactccacaccAAACACCAAATCAACACAAGGGCCCAAAATTATTTTCTTAGGGCTAGATTCTGTCAGATCTGCTCTAGCCAACAACcgcattagagctgtcaaatccacaagcggctcTCGGCATTCtacctaaagcggacattgccattaAGAGATTAAGAGAAATCCCTTACGGCCTTGTTTACAAGCTTGAACACTTGAATGTGAGATGTTATCTATACCTCAGTTAGGCTGATAGAAATTATCATTATTTTGTtgaatgattttcaatttgaggTTGATTATTTCTATATAGCATACACTCTCGCTTTCTGAACTTCTATCATGAGTGAGGTGGGTGTGGCTTCATGACAACGATCACAGAAGCAGCTGTTCACCGATTTGAAAGCTCCAACACAGTAACACCTCTGACACCGCCAACTCAGACCCGCTGGTTAATGCTTAATccgattgaatctaggccttactTTGACAATACTAAATCCATTTTATTTGTAAAATGTCATAACTCATATTTATCAATTTCATCACTAGGGAGGTTGAACAGGCTCTGAAAGCTAATACTGCTGATATCTTGGAGCTACAACATAATAAACTCTGAAATGTGTCTTAAGCACTTGAAACTATCTTTACTGATTTTCCGTGTACCCCGTGAAGTTATCTTTTTTTAGATGACAATCCTTTAAAATGCGGTGTTGAAAGATTATAATCAGCACTATGGATTGTcttagtagtaatgtcatgaataAACCATAAAAGGCAACATTGTAGTTCATGCATGAGTAGTAGTACATTCCTATTGAGTAGTAGGACAAATGACCTGAGATCATTGGATCATCAGGGGACCTGATGCAAAGCTATGTGGGGACACTGCTTCGTAGCTGGCTGTTTGGATATATTTCTTTTGTTTTTTGTCATGAGTTTACCTAAACTGGATTGAGACCTGAAATAAGTGTCAACATTCAGGGAAAAGTGGAGAATTGTATTCTAACTGTGGGACGTCCAAGTAGGGTTTTCAATATAAGCAGGcatgatattttttttttaattaaaaagctTATCCATGCTCTAATATTAGATAGCAACACAGAACAGCTAAATAAGCTGGTTAGATAAACATGttcaaaatgcaaaaaaaaaacatattcttCTCTTGCCTATTGCTTTGAGTTGTGTGTTTGCAATATCAACAGTCCCAGTAGCATCTTATAATTTTAATTCATTTAAAATCCTCATCACATGTCCACCTACGCCTTGCTTTGGCTTCATTTACAAACCTTTAGCTAGCTCAAGCAGAACGTACAACCAAAGACACTGGTAACCTTTCATCTGTGGTGGgactgttagctagcaagctactaaCCAGCATGCCCACAAAAACACACTGTGTTGTGAATGGATGCCATAGCGTAAATTATACTTTGCACTATTTGCAGAAGAATGAAGACATTCGACAGTGGTTGCTGCTTTTCATTTTGGGTGGATAGGCTGCACCGAAAATGACTATTATGTCACATGTGTGCGTGCAACTGGGGAGAACATTCGATGGGTCTTTCCAGGATGCTAATCCTGAAGACAAATGCTGTACCATTACGGACAGTGGTCAGTGGATCTTGCAAGCACTGACCTAAATGTAAGTATCATGAGTCTGACAAGGGAGCCAAcctgatagttcgttggtgatgtggacaccaaggaacttgaaacacttgacccgctccactacaggccTATTGATGTTactgggggcctgttcggcccgccttttcctgtagtccacgatcagctcctttgtcttgctcacattgagggagaggttgttgtcctggcaccacactgccagggttctgacctcctcactataggttgtctctttgttgtcggtgatcaggcctaccactgttgtgtcgtcagcaaacttaatgatggtgttggagttgtgtttggccacgcagtcgtgggtgaacagggagtacaggaggggactaagtacacacccctgaggggttcCAGTGTTGATGATAATCAATAATCTGATaatcttaccacctgggggggcggcccatcaggaagtccaggatccagttgcagagggaggtgtttagttccagggtccttagcttagtgatgagctttgtggacactatggtgttgaacgctgagctgtagtcaatgaacagcattctcacatagatgttccttttgtccaggtgggaaagggcagtgtggagtgctatTGAGATGACGtcatctgtggctctgttggggcaatatgtgaattggagtgggtctagggtatttGGGATGATGCTGTTGgtctgagccatgaccagcctttcaaagcacttcatggctaccaacgtgagtgctatgggtggtaatcatttaggcaggttaccttcacttcattgggcacagggactatggtggtttgcttgaaacatgtaggtattactgactcagtcagggagaggttgaaaatgtcagtgaagacacttgccagttggtccacgcatgctttgaatacttgtcctggtaatccacctggccccgcggctttgtgaatgttgacctgtttaaagatcttgctcacatcggctaccgagagcgttatcaccgaatcatccagaacagctggtgctcttttTCATGCTTCAGTtttatttgcctcgaagtgagcataaaaagcctttagctcgtctggtaggctcgcgtcgcTGGGCAGCTcatgtctgggtttccctttgtagtccataatagttttcaagccctgccacatccgacgagtgtcagagcctgTGTAGTAAGACTCCCCAGTTTTTAAGCCTGTATTTAATCCTGTATCCTGTATCCtccaatcttaatcctgtattgacgcttcgcttatttgatggttcgtctgagggcatagcgggatttcttttaAATCAATGTTATTAATTTCAAATCTGCATCAATTGAGCATTTCAGGCACACAAAAATTTGAAATACAAACATTGAAAAGTTTCACAAAAAAGTGCACAACCAAATATTGCATCACTTGCGGTAGTttttggaaacataaggaacgtatctttcatatcagtgacaaataataataacaaataaataaaggttaaattactaCACACCTTTATGGGGTTAGgcctatggtgaagctcatataattaaagatgaagtttaagtataactctgactggtgtgtggtttGTAAACTCTCCTCATTTAGTAATGCAGGAAATGACCACGACAGACAACAAagacaaggtattggagtggccatcacaaagccctgacctcaatcctatagaacatttgtgggcggaactgaaaaagcatgtgtgaacaaggaagcctacaaacctgactcagttacaccagctctgtcaggaggaatgggccaaaattcacccaacttattgtgggaaacttatggaaggctaaccaaaaataaacaatttaaaggcaatgctccctaattgagtgtatgtaaacttctgacccactgggaatgtgatgaaaggaataaaagcttaaataaattctctctgctattattctgacatttcacattcttaaaataaagtggtgatcctaactgacctaagacagggaatttttactagtattaaatgtcaggaattgtgaaaaactgagtttaatatttatttggctaaggtgtatgtaaacttctgacttcaactgtaggaccttacaTTATCAATTCAAATAACTTTTAAAGGTATCTTAATAACAAAAGTATATCATATAGGATTTGAGGTAGGCAGAACGTGTTAAGTCAGCTTGATAGGTAAGGTGTTTGCTTGAACCATGAACATTTTGAAGCTAAGCATCATTACACTGTTTGACAGGCTTCTTAGCTTAACAGCTTCATCCTGAGCTTGCACTGTAATCTGAACTTGACTGCATTGATCGATCTAGGTGATTTACTATATGGCTTTAAAGACAGTAATGTTGCAGCAGTCAATTGAGACAACTGTTTAAAATCTTTTTGCACTGAAACCCTGCTGATCAAGTGCCTTCAAAGATCCAATAGATACATAATGGGATTCTCAAACTTTCCCATACACCTCATTATCCCttacatatacagtatgttctatatgcCAAACTTACAAATATAACATGTTACCAATTACAGTGAATTTGTTTTCAGATCTGTGTTATATGTTGAGCCATGTGTGAATATAATAGGAATgagcccagctagcacatttgctTTCCTGGATGTTGTGGGAACGTCCGTTTTTGGTTTCCAATTTGTTCTGGGAACAAagcgtggaggaggaggtgtgatggtgtgggggtgctttgctggtgacactgtcaggcactcttaaccagcatggctacgacagcattctgcaacgatacaccatcccatctggtttgcgcttagtgggactgtcatttgtttttcaacagaacaatgactccaggctgtgtaaggactatttgacctagaaggaaagtgatggaatgctgcatcagatgacctgacttTTTTGCTAAAAatattgctttgtctttatggggtattgtgtggacatagttttagaataaggctgtaatgtaacaaaatgtggaaaaagggtaggggtctgaatactttccgaatgcactgtatacttgtctctgtgaatgacagccaccccaccaccacagcCATAAGGACTGGATTTCTTTACATAAGAAAAGGCTGGAGAGGTAGTGTCATTTAGAGTCCTACAATCCTCAGGTTTAAGCCAGGTTTCAGTAAGCATGAAAAtgtcattggaaataattaaATCATTGTATATCAGTTTATTGCATTCTTACATTCAATATAAAGACACCGCCCGACTCACCTTGGTTGCAGTAGGAGGCAATCGAGACTGAGATAGGATTTTCCTGGGTTGTCGCCAGGTCGGTTAACTTGGAAAGCAGGTCCTGCTTTTGCTGCATCTGTTCAAGCAACTGGACAATCTCTTCCCGAAGCTGCTTGATGATGATGCATGTAGGGCAGACAGACTCTTGTCCATTGATCAATtccactttccctccctcctcttgtgTGGAAATCATCTTGCACCTATCACATTTGTGCCCAGCCATGGATAAAAGCACTAGGTGGCTAACACTACTAGCCTGCTCTATTAGCTTGACGGCTAGCAGCTAACCACTAAGCTACTAAGCGGGATCCCGGGACACAAACTTGCGGTAAAAATACTATCACTGAGGTTGTGCAAGCCTTAAGTTCTAATCCTACATACAGGAATCTATAACCTGGCTATAGATgcggtaaagaggtcaatggaatgCAGGCCGTGGGGGACTGAAGAAGAACAACGGATTGGTGCACATTTAACAAATATGAACTAACAGTGGATATTTGTCTAATCCGTCATGATTTGTGTATTGTAAAAGGCCCACGGTGTGGTTACTAAAGTCTAATTTGGATATATTTGGCTATCACATTAGAAgttttcaggtttagaagaagtgactgctaaatgctaactcgCGCTGATATAAACTGGTAGCAGAGCTAGCATACCGGTGGTGGTGCTGTAGTCAAAGTCgtttttaactgtaatgcagttgattggtgacgATGACATTAACATGTATTGGGTTTGACATCTACATGTGTTGCATAGATAGACTATTGATTTGCCACACCATACGGTTTACTATGGTGGAACTATACCATCCTCTTCAGTCTATTTTGAATGTTTTTAGGGCTGACCCTAACCCAAGAATGTCCTATTCATGCTTTCTACTGACAGCTGCTGAAGCACTTGTGTTTTCAGGCACCAAGAGATCCAGCCTTATGACTCAGTGCTGGTGGTCAATGGAGGGTCTCTGTCAGAGGTGACAGACACTCAACGCTCTACTATAAATACATTGCCCAAGATCAAtgacactctgtctctgtcttcgcGTTTACACTTTCTCAAAATCTTGCTGTTATGTACTGTATGCAGTTTTTACAATGGGCATTTGTACATTTTAAGTTTCTGAATGAAAATATACTGGGATGACCCTGTTGGTAAGCTAACTAACACCGCTGTTAAGTGATTTAACCTACAGTAGAGATTTGCCAAGGGGTTAGTGCACCCCAGAGTCCATGCAGATGGAACTTCATATTTGCGACGTTGGTGTCAGTGGGATGTGCTGCCTGGCTATTTGAGGTCTTCTTTGGACTGAGGCATAAGGAAACATTATGTAGATATGTGAAGTGGTTTCTCTTCCTGAAAGATGCTGCAGCATTGTTTGATGTCAACGTTGGCAGGAAGCCAGCATACGAACCAGGGTTGGGAGTAGGAGTTGAGATAGACCAGTATACTGAGTAGGATGGTGGTACATTGGATAAATATACTGACTTCAGAGTAAATTGGAGGTCCAAAACTCTGAGCAATCACACCCATGCCATGGATTCTTGAACCCCAGAAGGATGTACGGTACAGCAACTGAACGGTAACACACACCCAGTTCAATAATTTTTATATCATCTCCATTGAGTCATATGGTCGTAGTTTTAATCTGAAATGAGGACTGTGAAACGATTAATCTTCCTACTTCCCTGTCATCATGTACCCATATCCCAATATctcataaaaaaaacattatgtTCCATATGTCACACCAGATGCCACACCAACTCCATACCCCCCTCtccacacacaacatacaccctTGGCCGACCATGTGATTGCATTTAACATGTCTTAATTAAAGCAAATCAAGCAGCGCTCCACGTCCATCTATAGATGCAATCAACATACCAGCCCGGCCCAGTGACAGACAGCTCCATATTTCTCCTTCATATCAGAGGGAATTCAGTCCGGCCCGCAACTTTTATTTATGACAGCAGTTAATAACGGCCAAGTGTGGCGGGCTGAGTAAATCTCTGTCACTGCATTTAATTTGTTGTGTACTTCAGAAGAGGATGGCGAATAAAGTTGTCATGCTGAGTAATACTCCTTCCCATTAGCCCCCCAGTCTGTGATATAGGACAGTGGAAGCAATTTTCAGGCCGAGGCGTCGGTTGGGGAACTCAGGCTGAATCTCCAGAGTGACAGTCTGGAAGGCTCCCAATCAATAGACCAATTTAGTAAGCGCCTCTTACTCAAAGTCACAGCTACTAGCCTAACACCACACCCACTCACTGGGGGATTGAAATGGAGCTGTTTTCAGCACCTAATGGGTTAAAATGCCAAGTTGTGCTAGCTAGTGGCATATTAGAGAGTTTGTGTTTGAAGGGACTTAATTGTTAGGCCCTGACATGTGGCCTTTGCATTCCAGCAGCAACTGAGTGTGTTTTTGTTTAGGTTTGTCTATACACAGAACACATCCGAAGCAGTGCCATGAGAGTTGAATGTAGGCTAATTCTCACTGTTTTTGTACAGACACTTCTTTGCAGCAAGAACAAAATGATTGATTGGTTTGATCCATCCTGGCTATTGATCCTGCCAGGTCACATTTTCCCCCCATAACTAAACCTTCTCCTAATAGTCTTGAAGAACACCACACATTGGATCAGTCAATATGAATATACCGTCTCACATTCTTCACTGCACATTGAAGCATGCAGGATGGCAACCATTACCAAATTTACTAGAAATATGAGACGGTGAGTGTGAAGTTTATCTGATATGTTTTGAGGCTACCTAGAGATGATACATTGATGAAGTGTGTTATTCAATGAAAATAGACAGCTTAACTTTGCAACACTGCCACCTGCAGGCAAAGAGTTGTGCACAAGTTATTAATGAGCGCTGGTTAATATCTTTAGCACTGAAAAAACATTCAAGGTCATTGGTACAAACAATATTTTCACTTGGAAAATTTTAGTATTGTGAGACTCATGAGTGCTGTAATGAATGTGATGATCATCAATGACTGTTGTTTAAATTCATTTAAAGAGTGTCTGAACTCACCGAATCGCATGCATTTTTCTGCTGTTCATTAAGATAAATTAgataaactattggaaccaagacttaaaaataaATGATGTTGTcacaagatggagggaatgttggaGCATAACTAATGAAATTACACTTACCCAAAAATGTacgcttaatccagtataaactaatgtttacaatttattatacaagagacaaaattcacaaattccACGGCACAatggcagagtcatgtcttaagtgtaaaatgAACAATGACTCAATCATTCATGCTTTCTGGGAATGCTATAAAGTCCAAAGGTTATGGGCGGAGCaagaaagttggctgtcagaagtattagaATGTAAACTAACTTTTAATccatctgtctgcatatttcaagacatgtcaTATGGGGGTACAGTGAGAGATACCCAATGGGCTGGATGATTCTCTTCCATCACTCATCTTTAAAAAACATATACTTAAAAACTTGGAAATCAATTAATCTGCCATCATCAACACCATGGAAAAATCTAATGATTAATTAATGAAATAGCATGGGTAACTCAGAAAAACAAATTGGTACAATTTAAGGACATGTGGCAAACAATAATGCTGGTActacggacggacggacggacggacgggggggggggtgagcatgCGGACCTGGGCAGATGAGATAGTCATTGTTTGTGTGCGTCTgtaatttgttgtttgtatgtgtatgcttgtatctggtgtggagaaaaaaaagaaaataataatttaaaaaaagataaatGAGATTTGAGTCTTGGGGGTGTGGTTAGATGTGGGTGTGTTATGTTTGATTTATCGTACCCTGGCAGTTACTGTTATTTGTCCCTCTTAAGGCACAATAGCAACAACATAGagataaatcaagaaatctgtaattttCACATTTTTGCCGATGTCTTAGTCGCACAATTTTACATTTAGCTAAGGTGTTTAGTGAAGTATTTCTCAAGTTATAACATGTGCATGAAAAACTACTTTATTACcagagagtgtgtctgtctggcagCGTTTCATAGCGAATCATCTTACAAAAGAGGTCGCAGCGGGACACGAGACACTCTAGAAAGGGTTTGGAATTTTGGAATATTGACAAGAGGCAGTTGTCTCAATTCTCATTTTGACCAAAACAGTGGCAGACTTGAGTGATCACTATCAAACACATTAGCAAGTTGTTCACTCCATAAAGGGCTTAGGGGCCAAATATTCTTTCAACATAACATTGGCGACAAGTTGTTTTATGTAAATGAGTCAGAGTCTGGGGAGTTGCTTAATAGGCaggtctgtctcgctgtctggaGGTTCGCTGCTATGATTGGATAGAGCGCAATCACCGCATTAATTTCTCAGTGCATAACAATTCTCCCTTGGCGATACAATCCCATTTCATGGGCATGATTGTAATCCAAACCCAACCCTCATATAAGTCATGACGACCTCAGTTACACAAATCTCACAAAACTCTGTTTTGGAATATACTGACTTTATAAGCAAAGTTATTCTACTTAAACTTTTTTGTCAATTTTGGCACTGGAATATATGTTTCTGACATAGGCCATTTTCAACCAGAGAAGTTGCTTTTTACGTTCAGTTTCCCTTTAAGATGAGTTATCCAAAaatccaccactaccaccccaccccactcactcactcactcactcactcactcactcactcactcactcactcactcactcactcactcactcactcactcccccaGTGACCCACACAGGGAAACCTTCGGAGGCATCCTCCTCTATCAGTGCCTCTAAAAAGACCCATCGCCAGTCATTCATGTCCAAATTTGCAGGATCATTTTGGGAACAGCCTTTTTATTAATCAAATTTGAACGGTGTGTTAAGCTCTCTTTATTTCAGTGCCACCATGGTGAACACCatgttaaaaataaaaagcaaCATCTTGTTAAAAGGAATATGAAGACAATGAATTaaaactaataataaaaactgGCATTAATAACCTCACAGCATTCTTATCAAACTCTCCCTCCAGGACTTAAAGCAAGAAAGAAATGGGCCAGGGTAGACAACAACAAGACAGTTTTGTGATATCCACACTTTAGATAGATATTTCCCATAG
Proteins encoded in this region:
- the LOC109892115 gene encoding calmodulin regulator protein PCP4 isoform X1, whose translation is MSERQGSGAMSGNSKPAGQGCHGREENPSKPKHDSKAAPEEDFADIDMKAPETEKAAVAIQSQFRKFQSKKKQEVKS
- the LOC109892115 gene encoding calmodulin regulator protein PCP4 isoform X2; the protein is MSERQGSGAMSGNSKPAGQDDSKAAPEEDFADIDMKAPETEKAAVAIQSQFRKFQSKKKQEVKS